The Streptomyces luteogriseus genome includes a window with the following:
- the coaBC gene encoding bifunctional phosphopantothenoylcysteine decarboxylase/phosphopantothenate--cysteine ligase CoaBC, translating into MDKPKVVLGVSGGIAAYKACELLRRLTESGHDVRVVPTASALHFVGAATWSALSGHPVSTEVWDDVHEVPHVRIGQHADLVVVAPATADMLAKAAHGLADDLLTNTLLTARCPVVFAPAMHTEMWEHPATQENVATLRRRGAVVIEPAVGRLTGVDTGKGRLPDPGEIFEVCRRVLARGVVEPDLAGRHVLVSAGGTREPLDPVRFLGNRSSGKQGYALARTAAARGARVTLIAANSALPAPAGVDVVPVGTAVELREAVLRAAPDADAVVMAAAVADFRPAAYAAGKIKKKDGHEPEPLILVRNPDILAEISGDRTRPGQVIVGFAAETDDVLANGRAKLKRKGCDLLVVNEVGERKTFGSEENEAVVLGADGSETAVAHGPKEALADTVWDLVAERLR; encoded by the coding sequence GTGGACAAGCCGAAGGTCGTTCTGGGGGTCAGCGGGGGCATCGCCGCGTACAAGGCCTGTGAGCTGCTGCGGCGGCTGACGGAGTCGGGCCACGACGTGCGTGTGGTGCCCACCGCCTCCGCGCTGCACTTCGTCGGCGCCGCGACCTGGTCCGCGCTCTCCGGCCACCCGGTCTCCACCGAGGTGTGGGACGACGTGCACGAGGTCCCGCACGTCCGCATCGGGCAGCACGCGGACCTGGTCGTCGTCGCCCCGGCCACCGCCGACATGCTCGCCAAGGCGGCCCACGGCCTCGCCGACGACCTCCTGACCAACACGCTGCTCACCGCCCGCTGCCCGGTCGTCTTCGCCCCCGCCATGCACACGGAGATGTGGGAGCACCCGGCCACCCAGGAGAACGTGGCGACGCTGCGCCGCCGCGGCGCCGTCGTCATCGAGCCGGCCGTGGGCCGCCTCACCGGTGTCGACACCGGCAAGGGCCGACTGCCCGACCCGGGCGAGATCTTCGAGGTCTGCCGCCGCGTGCTGGCCCGGGGCGTCGTCGAGCCCGACCTCGCAGGCCGGCATGTCCTCGTCAGCGCCGGTGGCACCCGTGAGCCCCTGGACCCCGTGCGCTTCCTCGGTAACCGCTCCTCCGGAAAGCAGGGCTACGCCCTCGCCCGCACTGCCGCCGCGCGCGGCGCCCGCGTCACACTGATCGCGGCCAACAGCGCCCTGCCGGCCCCGGCGGGCGTCGACGTCGTGCCGGTCGGTACCGCCGTGGAACTGCGCGAGGCGGTGCTGCGCGCCGCCCCCGACGCCGACGCCGTGGTGATGGCCGCCGCCGTGGCGGACTTCCGCCCGGCGGCGTACGCGGCGGGGAAGATCAAGAAGAAGGACGGCCATGAACCGGAGCCGCTCATCCTGGTGCGGAATCCGGACATCCTCGCGGAGATCTCCGGTGACCGGACCCGCCCCGGACAGGTGATCGTCGGCTTCGCCGCGGAGACGGACGACGTCCTCGCCAACGGCCGCGCCAAGCTCAAGCGCAAGGGCTGCGATCTGCTCGTCGTGAACGAGGTGGGGGAGCGCAAGACCTTCGGTTCCGAGGAGAACGAGGCGGTCGTGCTCGGTGCCGACGGCAGCGAGACCGCGGTGGCACACGGACCCAAGGAAGCCCTGGCCGACACCGTGTGGGACCTGGTGGCCGAGCGCCTGCGCTGA
- the metK gene encoding methionine adenosyltransferase — translation MSRRLFTSESVTEGHPDKIADQISDTILDALLREDPSSRVAVETLITTGLVHVAGEVTTKTYADIATLVRSKILEIGYDSSKKGFDGASCGVSVSIGAQSPDIAQGVDTAYESRVEGDEDELDKQGAGDQGLMFGYATDETPTLMPLPIFLAHRLSKRLSDVRKNGTIPYLRPDGKTQVTIEYDGDKAVRLDTVVVSSQHASDIDLDSLLAPDIKEFVVEPELKALLDEGIKIDTENYRLLVNPTGRFEIGGPMGDAGLTGRKIIIDTYGGMARHGGGAFSGKDPSKVDRSAAYAMRWVAKNVVAAGLATRCEVQVAYAIGKAEPVGLFVETFGTAKIDTEKIEKAIDEVFDLRPAAIIRDLDLLRPIYSQTAAYGHFGRELPEFTWERTDRVDALRKAAGL, via the coding sequence GTGTCCCGTCGCCTTTTCACCTCGGAGTCCGTGACCGAGGGTCACCCCGACAAGATCGCTGACCAGATCAGCGACACCATTCTCGACGCGCTCCTGCGCGAGGACCCGTCCTCTCGGGTCGCCGTCGAGACCCTGATCACGACCGGCCTGGTGCACGTGGCCGGCGAGGTCACGACCAAGACGTACGCGGACATCGCGACGCTGGTCCGGAGCAAGATCCTCGAAATCGGCTACGACTCCAGCAAGAAGGGCTTCGACGGCGCCTCCTGCGGCGTGTCGGTGTCGATCGGCGCGCAGTCCCCGGACATCGCCCAGGGCGTGGACACGGCGTACGAGTCCCGTGTCGAGGGTGACGAGGACGAGCTCGACAAGCAGGGCGCGGGCGACCAGGGCCTGATGTTCGGCTACGCGACGGACGAGACGCCGACGCTGATGCCGCTGCCGATCTTCCTGGCCCACCGCCTGTCGAAGCGCCTGTCCGACGTGCGCAAGAACGGCACGATCCCCTACCTGCGCCCGGACGGCAAGACGCAGGTCACCATCGAGTACGACGGCGACAAGGCGGTCCGCCTGGACACCGTCGTCGTCTCCTCGCAGCACGCCTCGGACATCGACCTGGACTCGCTGCTGGCTCCGGACATCAAGGAGTTCGTCGTCGAGCCGGAGCTGAAGGCGCTCCTGGACGAGGGCATCAAGATCGACACGGAGAACTACCGTCTCCTGGTCAACCCCACCGGCCGCTTCGAGATCGGCGGCCCGATGGGTGACGCCGGCCTGACCGGCCGCAAGATCATCATCGACACCTACGGCGGCATGGCCCGCCACGGCGGCGGTGCCTTCTCCGGCAAGGACCCGTCCAAGGTCGACCGCTCCGCGGCGTACGCGATGCGCTGGGTCGCGAAGAACGTGGTCGCCGCCGGTCTCGCCACCCGCTGCGAGGTCCAGGTCGCGTACGCGATCGGCAAGGCCGAGCCGGTGGGTCTGTTCGTCGAGACCTTCGGCACCGCCAAGATCGACACGGAGAAGATCGAGAAGGCGATCGACGAGGTCTTCGACCTCCGCCCGGCCGCCATCATCCGCGACCTCGACCTGCTCCGCCCGATCTACTCCCAGACCGCCGCGTACGGCCACTTCGGCCGCGAGCTCCCCGAGTTCACGTGGGAGCGGACGGACCGCGTGGACGCGCTGCGCAAGGCCGCGGGGCTGTAA